The Vicinamibacterales bacterium genome contains a region encoding:
- a CDS encoding DNA alkylation repair protein produces the protein MAARPTSSTSSSEVRSVEAVLAWLSRRGRRRNVEGMARYGIVTPKAFGVSMATMAPLVRRLGRDHALAEALWRTGWLEARVLAGFVVDPARLTPRLMDAWARDFDHWAVTDSTCLHAFRRAAGAWGRVRAWSRRRGEFQRRAAFALLAGLAVHDTRAPDARFLATFPDVRRAAEDDRPSVKKSVNWALRQIGKRNEALRHAVLECLDVIDALDTPGARWIAGDARRELTSPAVRARLAARASRSPRGGPR, from the coding sequence ATGGCGGCACGGCCGACTTCATCTACTTCCAGTTCTGAGGTCCGCTCCGTCGAGGCGGTCCTGGCGTGGCTGTCCCGCCGTGGCCGCCGCCGGAACGTGGAGGGCATGGCCCGCTACGGGATCGTCACGCCCAAGGCCTTCGGCGTGTCGATGGCCACGATGGCGCCGCTCGTCCGCCGGCTGGGCCGGGACCACGCGCTCGCCGAGGCGCTCTGGCGCACCGGGTGGCTCGAAGCGCGCGTGCTCGCGGGCTTCGTCGTGGATCCCGCACGCCTGACGCCGCGGCTCATGGACGCCTGGGCACGGGACTTCGACCATTGGGCCGTGACCGACAGCACCTGTCTGCACGCCTTCCGCCGCGCCGCGGGCGCCTGGGGTCGGGTGCGGGCCTGGAGCCGGCGCCGCGGTGAGTTCCAGCGCCGGGCCGCCTTCGCCCTCCTCGCGGGCCTGGCCGTGCACGACACGCGAGCGCCGGATGCGCGCTTCCTCGCGACGTTCCCGGACGTGCGGCGGGCAGCTGAAGACGACCGGCCCTCTGTGAAGAAGAGCGTCAACTGGGCGCTCCGTCAGATCGGGAAGCGCAACGAGGCGCTCCGGCACGCCGTACTCGAATGTCTCGACGTGATCGACGCCCTCGACACGCCGGGGGCCCGCTGGATCGCGGGGGACGCGCGCCGGGAGCTGACATCGCCGGCCGTGCGCGCGCGACTCGCGGCACGTGCCAGCCGGTCGCCTCGAGGCGGCCCCCGGTGA
- a CDS encoding MBOAT family O-acyltransferase has translation MNFVSWAFVALFLATFAARLTIGRRKIEPAYSAVLLASSLVFYGWHVPPYLIVLLASSTLDYLVGGMLGRLPPERAGLRRACLTASVASNLGLLGFFKYGNFALSAGESLAGLAGFSPRLPALDFVLPMGISFYTFQTLSYTIDVYRGRLAPIHSFSRFLLYISFFPQLVAGPIVRATEFLPQMPRPRRLRLPVLYHGLWLLILGFFLKMVCADNLAAYVDEFWERGSRPGMDATFPLWLALMFSAQIFADFCGYSTIARGLAYLLGYRLPINFDAPYIAGTFKNFWERWHITLSRWLRDYLYIPLGGNRGTRARTAVNLMVVMVLGGLWHGAAYTFIVWGAIHGVCLAVERALGLQRAHVPRPVIVRAGWFVVVQAAVLVAWVFFRSETLAGAGQFLANIAGGEWRLPDRWMLQAFVFLAPVVAMHAHTWLLERGRMGHLGPTVRAVVAALMLYGIITLHGGTADFIYFQF, from the coding sequence ATGAACTTCGTCTCGTGGGCCTTCGTGGCCCTGTTCCTGGCCACGTTCGCCGCCCGTCTGACGATCGGGCGGCGAAAGATCGAACCGGCGTACTCGGCGGTCCTGCTCGCGTCCAGCCTCGTCTTCTACGGGTGGCACGTCCCACCGTACCTCATCGTGCTGCTCGCCTCGTCCACGCTCGACTACCTCGTCGGCGGGATGCTGGGCCGCCTGCCGCCCGAGCGCGCGGGCCTGCGTCGCGCCTGCCTGACGGCGTCGGTGGCGTCGAACCTGGGCCTGCTCGGCTTCTTCAAGTACGGCAACTTCGCGCTGAGCGCCGGAGAGAGCCTGGCCGGGCTCGCCGGCTTCAGTCCGCGGCTGCCCGCGCTCGACTTCGTGCTCCCGATGGGCATCAGCTTCTACACGTTCCAGACCCTGTCCTACACGATCGACGTCTACCGCGGCCGGCTCGCGCCCATCCACAGCTTCAGCCGCTTCCTGCTCTACATCAGCTTCTTCCCGCAACTCGTGGCCGGACCCATCGTGCGCGCCACCGAGTTCCTCCCGCAGATGCCGCGGCCGCGCCGGCTGCGCCTGCCGGTGCTGTACCACGGCCTGTGGCTGCTCATCCTGGGCTTCTTCCTCAAGATGGTGTGCGCCGACAACCTCGCGGCCTACGTGGACGAGTTCTGGGAGCGCGGCAGCCGGCCGGGCATGGACGCCACGTTCCCGCTGTGGCTGGCGCTGATGTTCTCGGCGCAGATCTTCGCGGACTTCTGCGGGTACTCGACGATCGCCCGCGGCCTCGCGTACCTGCTCGGCTACCGGCTGCCCATCAACTTCGACGCGCCCTACATCGCCGGGACGTTCAAGAACTTCTGGGAGCGCTGGCACATCACGCTCTCGCGCTGGCTGCGGGACTACCTGTACATCCCGCTGGGCGGCAACCGGGGCACACGCGCGCGGACGGCCGTGAACCTCATGGTCGTCATGGTGCTCGGCGGCCTGTGGCACGGCGCCGCCTACACGTTCATCGTCTGGGGCGCCATCCACGGCGTGTGTCTCGCCGTCGAACGCGCTCTCGGGCTGCAGCGCGCCCACGTCCCCCGGCCGGTGATCGTCCGCGCCGGGTGGTTCGTCGTCGTCCAGGCGGCGGTGCTGGTCGCGTGGGTCTTCTTCAGGAGCGAGACGCTCGCCGGCGCCGGGCAATTCCTGGCGAACATCGCCGGCGGCGAGTGGCGCCTGCCCGACCGGTGGATGCTCCAGGCCTTCGTGTTCCTGGCGCCCGTGGTCGCCATGCACGCCCACACGTGGCTCCTGGAGCGCGGGCGGATGGGCCACCTCGGCCCCACCGTGCGGGCCGTCGTCGCCGCGCTCATGCTGTACGGCATCATCACGCTGCATGGCGGCACGGCCGACTTCATCTACTTCCAGTTCTGA
- a CDS encoding MerR family transcriptional regulator has protein sequence MSSELIFISVAARMLSMHPQTLRKYERLGLVQPTRTLGSMRLYSEEQMARLRLIKFLVEDAGVNLAGVQRLLAVAEGLQRLEPLLDDGDLSRADARRRLAREVQRLKEVVGLAPA, from the coding sequence GTGTCAAGCGAGCTGATCTTCATCAGCGTGGCGGCCCGGATGCTGAGCATGCATCCGCAGACCCTCCGCAAGTACGAACGGCTGGGGCTGGTGCAGCCGACGCGCACCCTCGGCAGCATGCGCCTCTACTCCGAGGAACAGATGGCCCGGCTGCGGCTCATCAAGTTCCTCGTCGAAGATGCCGGGGTCAACCTGGCGGGCGTCCAGCGCCTGCTCGCGGTCGCGGAGGGCCTGCAGCGCCTCGAGCCGCTCCTGGACGACGGAGACCTGAGTCGCGCCGACGCGCGCCGCCGGCTGGCGCGGGAAGTGCAGCGGTTGAAGGAGGTCGTGGGCCTCGCGCCCGCGTGA
- a CDS encoding J domain-containing protein has protein sequence MDFRDYYATLGVPKTASEKEIKQAFRRLARKFHPDVNPGDKGAETKFKEINEAYEVLGTPETRKKYDELGANWRQYEQMPNGAAGPWAGQSGFRTMSPEEVEQIFGAGGSPFSDFFNTFFGGQTTGAGRPRAGRSRPRRAPEVEYEVALPLEAALGGRVERLTVPASGGERTIEVRIPAGITDGTRLRAGDVHLRVRLMPHPRFDRQGRDLTVGVPVSVATAALGGAVDVTTLSGSRLSIKVPPGTQSGQRLRVKGHGLPAPGAPDDRGDLFARIDVRVPTSLTPEARAHYEGLRALETH, from the coding sequence ATGGACTTCCGCGACTACTACGCCACGCTCGGCGTGCCGAAGACGGCCTCCGAGAAAGAGATCAAGCAGGCCTTCCGGCGTCTGGCGCGCAAATTCCACCCGGACGTCAATCCCGGCGACAAGGGCGCCGAGACGAAGTTCAAGGAGATCAACGAAGCCTACGAGGTGCTGGGCACCCCGGAGACCCGGAAAAAATACGACGAGCTCGGCGCCAACTGGCGGCAGTACGAACAGATGCCGAACGGGGCCGCCGGACCCTGGGCGGGCCAGTCGGGTTTCCGCACGATGTCGCCGGAGGAGGTCGAGCAGATCTTCGGCGCCGGCGGCAGTCCGTTCTCGGACTTCTTCAACACGTTCTTCGGAGGGCAGACGACCGGGGCCGGTCGGCCGCGCGCCGGCCGGAGCCGACCGCGCCGGGCTCCCGAGGTGGAATACGAAGTCGCGCTGCCACTCGAGGCGGCGCTCGGCGGGCGCGTCGAACGCCTCACGGTACCGGCCTCGGGCGGCGAGCGCACGATCGAGGTACGGATTCCGGCGGGCATCACGGATGGCACCAGGCTCAGGGCGGGTGACGTGCACCTGCGGGTGCGCCTGATGCCCCACCCGCGTTTCGATCGGCAGGGCCGCGATCTGACGGTGGGCGTGCCCGTGTCGGTGGCGACCGCCGCACTGGGCGGCGCGGTGGACGTGACGACGCTGAGTGGAAGCCGCCTTTCGATCAAGGTGCCGCCGGGCACCCAGTCCGGGCAGCGGCTCCGCGTGAAGGGACACGGCCTGCCGGCACCGGGAGCGCCCGACGACCGCGGCGACCTCTTCGCCCGCATCGACGTGCGGGTGCCGACCAGCCTGACCCCCGAGGCCCGCGCGCACTATGAAGGGCTGCGCGCGCTCGAGACGCACTAG
- the clpB gene encoding ATP-dependent chaperone ClpB, which produces MTLNNFTEKAQEAIVAAPRLAASLSHAQVEPEHLLVTLGEQAGGIVPALFQKLGQPAGPIASALKEQLGRLPKAHGAAEPGVSPRLRGVLEQAQAEAASMQDQYVSTEHLFLAIAGEKGPAPAAEILRGRGVTREALLRAIAEVRGSQKVTDQNPEGKYQALEKYGRDLTALAEQGKLDPVIGRDEEVRRVIQVLARRTKNNPVLIGEPGVGKTAIVEGLAQRIVRGDVPEGLKDKRIVALDMGALVAGAKYRGEFEERLKAVLQEIVKAEGRLVLFIDELHTVVGAGAAEGSLDASNMLKPMLARGELHTIGATTLDEYRKHIEKDAALERRFQPVMVGEPTVEDTISILRGLRERYELHHKVGFKDAALVSAAVLSHRYITDRFLPDKAIDLIDEAASRLRMEIDSMPAELDEVQRRVMQLEIEREALRKEKDKASADRLAKLEKELADLKEQQRTLTAHWNAEKESIQKAADLKEELEGLKRDVDAAQRQGDYARASELRYGRIPELERQIHAQEEAGAGPGGRLLKEQVDEEDIAEVVGKWTGIPVSRLMEGEVQKLVKMETRLHERVVGQDEAIRAVANAIRRARAGLQDPHRPLGSFIFLGPTGVGKTELARALAAFLFDDEHAMVRIDMSEYQEKHTVSRMIGAPPGYVGYDEAGQLTEAVRRRPYAVVLFDEIEKAHPEVLNVLLQLLDDGRLTDGKGRTVDFKNAVVIMTSNLGSQFIADAAARGGGIDEGVRRQVNDALRGHFRPEFLNRVDEVIFFHALTREDIARVIDIQLAGLLARLADRKIVITLTDAARAALVAEGYDPVYGARPLKRTIQRRILDPLAMKVLEGTFGEGDHVVVDRAGDGLAFTRQQPVGA; this is translated from the coding sequence ATGACTCTCAACAACTTCACGGAAAAGGCGCAGGAAGCCATCGTCGCCGCGCCGCGGCTCGCCGCGTCGCTGTCGCACGCCCAGGTGGAGCCGGAGCACCTGCTGGTCACGCTGGGCGAGCAGGCCGGCGGTATCGTGCCCGCCCTGTTCCAGAAGCTCGGCCAGCCGGCCGGCCCCATCGCCAGCGCGCTCAAGGAGCAGCTCGGGCGGCTGCCGAAGGCGCACGGCGCCGCGGAGCCCGGCGTGTCGCCGCGCCTCCGGGGCGTGCTCGAGCAGGCCCAGGCCGAGGCCGCCTCGATGCAGGACCAGTACGTCAGCACCGAGCACCTCTTCCTCGCGATCGCGGGCGAGAAGGGGCCCGCGCCCGCGGCCGAGATCCTGCGGGGACGTGGGGTCACGCGCGAGGCGCTCCTCCGCGCGATCGCGGAGGTGCGAGGATCGCAGAAGGTGACCGACCAGAACCCCGAGGGCAAGTACCAGGCCCTTGAGAAGTACGGGCGCGATCTCACGGCGCTGGCCGAGCAGGGCAAGCTCGATCCCGTGATTGGGCGCGACGAGGAGGTCCGCCGCGTCATCCAGGTGCTGGCGCGCCGCACCAAGAACAACCCCGTCCTCATCGGCGAGCCGGGCGTCGGCAAGACGGCGATCGTGGAAGGCCTGGCCCAGCGCATCGTCCGAGGCGACGTGCCGGAAGGCCTCAAGGACAAGCGGATCGTCGCCCTCGACATGGGCGCGCTGGTCGCCGGCGCGAAATACCGCGGGGAGTTCGAGGAGCGCCTCAAGGCGGTGCTCCAGGAGATCGTGAAGGCCGAGGGCCGGCTGGTCCTGTTCATCGACGAGCTCCACACGGTGGTGGGCGCGGGCGCGGCCGAGGGATCGCTCGACGCCTCGAACATGCTGAAGCCGATGTTGGCGCGCGGCGAGCTCCACACGATCGGCGCCACGACGCTGGACGAGTACCGCAAGCACATCGAGAAGGACGCGGCGCTCGAGCGGCGCTTCCAGCCCGTCATGGTCGGGGAGCCGACCGTGGAGGACACGATCAGCATCTTGCGCGGCCTGCGCGAGCGCTACGAGCTCCACCACAAGGTCGGCTTCAAGGACGCGGCCCTCGTGTCGGCGGCGGTGCTCTCCCACCGCTACATCACCGACCGGTTCCTGCCCGACAAGGCCATCGACCTCATCGACGAGGCGGCGTCGCGCCTGCGGATGGAGATCGACTCGATGCCGGCCGAGCTCGACGAAGTGCAGCGTCGTGTGATGCAGCTCGAGATCGAGCGCGAGGCGCTCCGCAAGGAGAAGGACAAGGCCTCGGCCGACCGCCTGGCGAAGCTCGAGAAGGAGCTGGCGGACCTCAAGGAGCAGCAGCGGACGCTCACGGCGCACTGGAACGCCGAGAAGGAATCGATCCAGAAGGCGGCCGACCTCAAGGAAGAGCTCGAGGGGCTGAAGCGGGACGTGGACGCGGCACAGCGCCAGGGCGACTACGCCCGCGCCTCGGAGCTGCGCTACGGCCGGATTCCGGAGCTCGAACGCCAGATCCACGCCCAGGAGGAGGCCGGCGCCGGTCCCGGCGGCCGCCTGCTCAAGGAGCAGGTGGACGAGGAAGACATCGCCGAAGTGGTCGGCAAGTGGACGGGCATCCCCGTGAGCCGGCTGATGGAAGGCGAGGTGCAGAAGCTCGTCAAGATGGAGACGCGGCTCCACGAGCGGGTCGTCGGCCAGGACGAGGCGATCCGGGCCGTGGCCAATGCCATCCGCCGTGCACGGGCGGGTCTCCAGGATCCACACCGGCCGCTCGGGAGCTTCATCTTCCTGGGCCCGACCGGCGTCGGCAAGACGGAGCTGGCGCGCGCGCTCGCCGCGTTCCTGTTCGACGACGAACACGCGATGGTGCGGATCGACATGTCGGAGTATCAGGAGAAGCACACGGTGTCGCGCATGATCGGCGCGCCGCCCGGGTACGTGGGCTACGACGAGGCCGGCCAGCTCACGGAGGCCGTGCGGCGGCGGCCGTACGCGGTCGTCCTCTTCGACGAGATCGAGAAGGCGCACCCGGAGGTGCTGAACGTGCTCCTCCAGCTCCTGGACGACGGACGGCTCACCGACGGCAAGGGCCGCACGGTGGACTTCAAGAACGCGGTCGTCATCATGACGTCGAACCTCGGCAGCCAGTTCATCGCCGACGCGGCCGCGCGCGGTGGCGGGATCGACGAGGGCGTGCGCCGGCAGGTGAACGACGCCTTGCGCGGGCACTTCCGGCCGGAGTTCCTGAACCGGGTCGACGAGGTGATCTTCTTCCACGCGCTGACGCGCGAGGACATCGCGCGCGTGATCGACATCCAGCTGGCCGGCCTGCTGGCGCGGCTGGCCGACCGGAAGATCGTCATCACCCTCACCGATGCCGCCCGGGCCGCCCTGGTGGCGGAAGGGTACGATCCCGTCTACGGCGCCCGGCCGCTGAAGCGCACGATCCAGCGGCGCATCCTGGACCCGCTGGCGATGAAGGTGCTGGAAGGGACGTTCGGGGAGGGCGACCACGTGGTGGTCGATCGGGCGGGGGACGGGCTGGCGTTCACCAGGCAACAGCCCGTCGGCGCGTAG
- a CDS encoding CDGSH iron-sulfur domain-containing protein — MTTIKVRQNGSLLVDGDDVTLIDWNGNPYPIAKRPFALCRCGHSEKKPFCDASHSRCGFQAAEAAPVPDAPAPQP; from the coding sequence ATGACCACGATCAAAGTCCGTCAGAACGGATCGCTGCTCGTCGACGGCGACGACGTCACCCTCATCGACTGGAACGGCAACCCGTATCCGATTGCCAAGCGTCCGTTCGCGCTGTGCCGCTGCGGCCATTCGGAGAAGAAGCCCTTCTGCGACGCTTCCCACAGCCGCTGCGGCTTCCAGGCCGCCGAGGCCGCGCCCGTGCCCGACGCGCCTGCGCCGCAGCCGTAG
- a CDS encoding glycosyltransferase family 39 protein → MRRSLAPLLLLAGLTFLVGLGGPAMTDADEAFYAEASREMVESGDWLTPYYNYEPRFQKPILYYWATAATFLVTGPGEGAARLWAALSGVALVFVTAGLARRWFDDDTALLAGAVAATSFGYVALGRMALPDLPLALFVTAAIGWTLVAVGDRVPRPRGWLVAAALAAALGFLTKGPLAVVLPAIVVGPIVAIERRRSRIRAADVLVAAAVFLAVALPWYVAMWWRHGTPYLESFFVGDNLERFATDRFNEPRPWWYYLPVIVGGMAPWAPFLLLGAGAFGRLAGGRGGPGSMETRLLVWIVVPLVLLTVSVGKQPRYVLPLLPPLAMLVARAIVARTETLRGLDGGLFRGTPDRALQIATAASGLVVLAAGLLLWRARPLFVELPAWRSGAAAGVMAAAGLAVIVVAWSSAWRRGPWALALASGLALPALVLGGLGGGADAAVKHAAEAVVAARREAEPVGVSRVFVRNLVFYTGIRQLDLIDDDQLAAFLRQPGRALVVAPLADIERVEAAGVPRAVRLAEFRYVNAAGLRLRSFLWPDPARDVQRIVLVATRD, encoded by the coding sequence GTGCGCCGATCGTTGGCTCCCCTGCTGCTGCTGGCCGGCCTGACGTTCCTCGTCGGGCTCGGCGGACCGGCGATGACGGACGCCGACGAGGCCTTCTACGCCGAGGCGTCGCGCGAGATGGTGGAGTCCGGCGACTGGCTGACGCCGTACTACAACTACGAGCCGCGCTTCCAGAAGCCCATCCTCTACTACTGGGCCACGGCCGCGACGTTCCTGGTGACCGGCCCTGGCGAAGGGGCCGCACGGCTGTGGGCGGCGCTGTCCGGCGTCGCTCTCGTGTTCGTCACCGCCGGACTGGCGCGGCGATGGTTCGACGACGACACGGCGCTCCTCGCCGGCGCCGTGGCCGCCACGAGCTTCGGCTACGTCGCGCTCGGACGGATGGCGCTGCCGGATCTGCCGCTGGCGCTCTTCGTGACGGCGGCCATCGGCTGGACGCTCGTTGCCGTCGGCGACCGCGTGCCCCGCCCGCGCGGATGGCTCGTGGCCGCGGCCCTCGCGGCCGCGCTCGGATTCCTGACCAAGGGGCCGCTCGCCGTCGTCCTGCCGGCCATCGTGGTCGGGCCGATCGTGGCCATCGAGCGGCGCCGATCGCGCATCCGGGCGGCCGACGTCCTGGTCGCCGCCGCCGTGTTCCTGGCCGTGGCCCTGCCCTGGTACGTCGCCATGTGGTGGCGGCACGGGACGCCGTACCTGGAGAGCTTCTTCGTCGGCGACAACCTGGAGCGCTTCGCCACCGACCGGTTCAACGAACCGCGGCCCTGGTGGTACTACCTCCCCGTCATCGTCGGCGGCATGGCGCCGTGGGCTCCGTTCCTGCTGCTCGGCGCGGGCGCGTTCGGGCGCCTCGCCGGCGGGCGCGGCGGCCCCGGCAGCATGGAAACCCGCCTGCTGGTCTGGATCGTCGTGCCGCTCGTGCTCCTGACGGTCTCGGTCGGCAAGCAGCCGCGCTACGTCCTGCCGCTGCTGCCGCCCCTTGCGATGCTCGTGGCGCGCGCGATCGTCGCGCGGACCGAGACGCTGCGCGGGCTGGACGGCGGGCTGTTCCGCGGCACGCCGGACCGCGCGCTGCAGATCGCGACGGCGGCGTCGGGCCTCGTCGTGCTGGCCGCGGGCCTGCTGCTCTGGCGCGCCCGTCCGCTCTTCGTGGAGCTGCCCGCCTGGCGGAGCGGCGCGGCGGCGGGCGTGATGGCCGCCGCCGGCCTGGCCGTGATCGTCGTGGCCTGGTCGAGCGCGTGGCGCCGCGGGCCGTGGGCCCTGGCGCTCGCGAGCGGCCTGGCGCTCCCGGCGCTCGTGCTCGGCGGACTCGGCGGAGGCGCCGACGCCGCCGTCAAGCATGCGGCCGAGGCCGTGGTCGCCGCGCGCCGCGAGGCCGAGCCGGTGGGCGTCTCGCGTGTGTTCGTCAGGAATCTCGTCTTCTACACGGGCATCCGTCAGCTCGATCTCATCGACGACGACCAGCTCGCCGCGTTCCTGCGGCAGCCCGGCCGGGCCCTGGTGGTCGCGCCGCTCGCCGACATCGAGCGCGTCGAGGCCGCCGGAGTGCCGCGCGCGGTCCGCCTGGCCGAGTTCCGCTATGTGAACGCGGCGGGCCTGCGCCTCCGCTCGTTCCTGTGGCCCGACCCGGCGCGCGACGTGCAGCGCATCGTCCTGGTGGCGACGCGCGACTGA